CTGGCAAAGAACTGTTCAAATTCTTTTCTGGCGGTGGAATTTAGCAAGATGGATTTTGCCCACCCATTACCCGCGCCCAAAACGTCACCATAAGAAAATCCGCCACATGCAGCAAGGCCCTTGAACCGCGAGAGAGAaactttggaagaaatgataTCAGACATATGAACATCAATAGCCTCAAACCCGGCAGCGTGAAAAGCCCAAGCCATCTCGATATGACCGTTAACACCCTGTTCTCGAAGTATAGCAACCTGTGGAGGTGAAGTGAGGTGGTTCTCAGCGGTGATTTCTGGCAAAAAATCGAAAGGAATCTTGTAGACGAGACCTTCGTCGGCATCATTTAAGATGGagtcaaactcttctttaGCACCGCTAGGCTCATCTCGAATAGTCTGAATCTTGTAGGAGGTTTCTGCCCAAAGCTGCTGGAGAGCACCTCTAGTGTTGGTATAGATCGCATCGCCTTgatggatgatgatgatgctcTGGTCTCTTCGATTCAAAACCTTGCCAACCACGTGTATGTGCTGCGTAGGGAAGCCAGCCTTGACAAACGCATCGGTGAACATAGCAAGCTCGTCAGTCTTGACTTGCATGACAGCGCCCAACTCTTCATTAAACAGCGCCTTAATAGAATCACCATAGGGTGCGATGGCGTCAAGTGAGACTTCAATACCGGTCCGGCCAGCAAAGGCCATTTCCACCAAGGTAGTGAAGAGACCACCATCAGATCGATCGTGGTAAGCAAGGACTGTACCTCTTTTCCTAAGAGATTGAACTGCATTGAAGAAAGCCTTGAGATTGCTGGCCTCTTCGACGTCAGGGGACTCGTCGCCTAGTTGATTGAAAACTTGTGCAACGGCAGAACCACCTAACCTCTGTTTGCCTTGAGCCAGATCAACAAATACAATAACGGTCTCGCCCTTATCTGTTCTGAGGACAGGCGTCCAAGTCTTTTCGACATCATCGACGGGGGCGAACGCAGTAACGATCAATGATAATGGTGCAGTGACCTGCTTGCTCTCCCCTTTTTCACTCAGCCACTTCATGCTCATACTCATGGAGTCTTTTCCTACAGGTATACCAATCCCTAGCTTGGGGCACAAATCCATGCCCACTGCTTCGACAGCCTCATATAGCTTGCACCCTTCGCCGGAATGAGAAGCGGCAGACATCCAGTTGGCGGAGAGCTTGATTTGGCCAATGGatgaaatggaagaagccGCAATGTTGAGGAGGGATTCGGCAATTGCCATACGAGCCGAAGAAGCAGCGTTGATGAGAGCAAGTGGAGTGCGTTCGCCCATGGCCATAGCTTCGCCCACCACAACATCAAAGCCATAAGAGGATCTTGTAACTGCAACATCAGCCACAGGAACTTGCCACGGGCCAACCATTTGGTCACGAGTGACGAGACCAGTGATAGATCGGTCGCCAATAGTGATCAAGAAAGATTTGGATCCAACAGAAGGAAGACGCAATACCCTGTTGATTGTTTCAGCCATGAGAGAAGTCTTGGGTGCGCCGGAATAGGCAGGCAAATAGgaaaataaagatgagTCAAAAGCGTCCCTTTGGGGATGGGTGGTGGTATCTTCACGATGCATCCTTGGTGGTTTCCCAAAGAGGACAGACATGCTGATGTCAATCACATTGTCGCCTAAAAGTCTGTCGGTGACGACAAGACGCTCTTCAGCTGTGGCAGTACCAACAACAGAGAAGGGCGCCCTCTCACGGTGAGCAATCCCTTCAAATACGTGGAGATTCTCTTCAGCCACAGCAAGGACGTATCGCTCTTGACTCTCATTACACCAAATTTCCATAGGACTCATGCCAGGTTCGTCTATCAAGACATCTCTTATCTCAAAAACTGCGCCCAGCCCGCTGTCGTGCACCAACTCCGGTAAAGCGTTTGAAAGACCGCCCGCACCAACATCATGAATTGACTGGATGGGGTTACCAGCGCCGTCACCAAGCGAAATACACAAGTCAATAACTTGTTGAGCTCTACGTTGCATTTCCGGGTTTTCTCGTTGGACGGATGCAAAATCGAGATCTGCGGTTGAAGCACCAGAAGCcatggaagaagcagcaCCACCACCCAATCCAATCAACATACCAGGACCACCGAGCACAATGATCTTCGATCCGGGTGTGATCCGGTCTTTTCTAGCAAATTGAGGTCGGACATTGCCGAGGCCTCCAGCAATCATGATTGGTTTATGGTAACCTCTCCATTCCTCTTGGcctttttcgtctttgACGGGCAAAAGAAAGGTTCTGAAATAACCGCCAAGAGCAGGACGACCGAATTCGTTGTTGAAAGAGGCAGCACCAAGGGGAGCCTCAATCATAATGTCGAGGGCAGATGCAATATGGACAGGTTTACCAATATCAGACTCCCAAGGCTGGGTGAAGCCAGGGATAAGGAGATCAGAAGTGGTGTAACCAGCGAGACCAGCCTTAGGATGGGATCCTCGACCTGTAGCACCTTCATCCCGAATTTCACCACCAGAACCAGTGGCAGCCCCTGGGTAGGGAGAAACAGCGGTAGGGTGATTATGTGTCTCAACTTTAATCAACACTGGGTTCTTTTCGACTTTTTCAGTATACTTTCCGTCGCCTGCACCGCCGACCGCAAATCTCGGAGCTTCATAACCATCCAATACAGCAGCGTTGTCTTCGTAAGCTGATAAGGTGCCCGCAGAATTGATGACTTTTTCGGTATTACGAATCATACCAAACAAGCTAttctccttgtccttgCCGTCAATGGTCCATTTGGCATTGAAGATTTTGTGTCGGCAATGCTCAGAGTTAACTTGAGCAAACATGAACAACTCGGCATCTGTAGGGTTACGGCCAGCAGCAAGGAAAGACTCGACCAAATAAGGAATTTCAGCGTCGGAGAGAGCAAGACCAAGACGGACATTGGCTTCGGCAAGGACAGAGTGAGGGTCTTTGGCTCCAACAATGGGTACAGAAACTAAAGGAAAAGGGCTGGGACGGGGAGGAAAGATGGTTGCAGATGGCGGCAGAGAGGTGTGTACAAGTTGAGTCATGCGATCATGAATAAAGTGAAGATGGGGACGAAGCTCGGGTAGGGTAAGCTTCGAGCTCGCAGTAAACAAACAAAGCGTTCCGCGCTCAAGTCGAGTTATTCGCTCCTGAAGGCAACAGAGTTTTGCAATATCAGTAGCTTTAGATGACCACGGAGAGATAGTGCCAGCACGAGGAAGCACGTAGAGTGCAAAGACGTCGCTCTTCAATCCAGATTGGATGAAATCTTTGGTGCTTCTCAGCTGATCGTTGTCGCCATAAGTAAGCAAAGCATCAAGGATTTCTCGCTCTGGAGAAGAGGTATTGGTAAGGACATTTACAGCAGCCTCATCAGTAGGGCTAACCAGGTGAAGATGAACAGCATCCACAGAGGTGATGGAGGGTATAGCCGTTTGAAAAAATTGGAGGAGAGTATCTCTGCGAGAAGCAGTAATAGCGGAAGACCCAGGGAGAACAATCATCCTACTAGATGTTAATCGAGCGGAAGATGGGCAAGCGGAGCTTACCCGAGCAGTCTCTGGCCTATTCGTTTACTTtggcaaagaggaaaatTCACAGAGCTGTCTCAGTGGTACGGTGGAGAGCAACAGAGCGCACAAATAGACGGTATGCAGCTCTATAGCAGCCTGGGAAGTTTCCTGTTGAATTGAGACTTgaaaagtcttttgaaaagacaaaatggATGTCAAGAAAAATCACGGCCAAGGAGGTAAATTACGTAACCGAACTTATCTCAACTCAACAACAAATATATATTAGAGATTAAATTCCCATTTCAAGTCAATGAGAATAAATATTACCATAAAAGTGATAGTCAGCAACATTCATAATATAAAAATTATCATTTCAAAACCCTTCAAACTCGCCTATGAACTACCTCAAGTCTATAACGACCTCGGTACTTCAGTCCACAGGCGTGacttttcccttttcaaTTGGTGAACGCATACCAGGGCTTGACTCTCACTCTTCCATATGGGACATTCGCGAAGCCTCGAAAAAGGTAGACAGGATAGTGATAGTATGCGATTAATTATAAGCTGATATAAGGCAGGACGACGGGACACCTTTGACACTGTTTATCTATGACTCTACAGCTGCACATTCTAGAGGTAAAGACAGACGAGTCCTAATACAGCTGGCAAAGAATGCTCTGAAGAAACTACGTACAATACGTCACCCAGGTGTGTACGTAGTTCCATTACATGTAGCATGTTAGCAACTGATGGTTTGATAGCATCAAGTACATTGACTCGATTGAAACAGAGACACACATTTACATCGCTACTGAGCGTGTTCGTCCACTAGAATCTGTCATGACGGATTGGGATATTGGAGGCTCTCTTGCAGGGAAAGATAGAGGGAAAACTAAAGAAGAGTGGATTGGATGGGGTGTCAAGAGTATTTCAGTCAGTCAGCAAATTGCTGGTAGACTTTTCGCTCACAGATGTATTCTTACAGGCAGCGCTCGCATTCTTGAACTCTCCGCCATTAAGTCTCCATCATTTCTACCTCTTACCTTCAACAATATTCATCACCCCCGCCCTTGAATGGCGCCTGTCAGGTTTCGAATTGCTTACGGgtaaagatgatgatgctgGAATTCTTTGGAGTCTTGGAGGAGCGGTACCAGGAGATATTGGAGAGAGATGCCCTCCTGAAGTCCAAAAATCTGGATGGGGAACACTACGAAAGTAACGATACAGATTTCGTTGTGAAAATGTCGCTAATGAAAAATCAGCTCCGACCCGGCGCAACACGATACCTACCTCCTTGcccttctcctctttacTTTGTATAACCCTCGGTCGCCACTACCATCTTTAACCTCTCAGCCATCCCCCGCATCATCTGGTGCTCTACCGAAAGCGTTGTTCCCTCTATGGCGAAAAATGTTGAACCCCAATTCTCGAACTAGGCTTTCCACAGCTTCTTTCGTAAACGAAGCAGAGTCCTCTGGCTTATGGGCTGCCAATACTCTAGTCAGGATGGTTGAAGGACTAGATAATTTCGAATTACAGTCGGAAGGCGACAAGCTCAATTTACTCAAAACCATTAAAGATTCCACCTCATCAGGGTTACTACCCTTATCCTTCTCAACGTACAAGGTCCTaccttctcttctccactctctatctcttccaacagctccttcatcttctatGCTCCCTCTTATACTTGAACTGGGAAAGAACGTCCCAGAAAAGGAGTATGGCAAAATCGTTTCGGAACCAGTCGTCAAACTTTGGGCTAGTCCTGATAGAGGTACCCGAATGGCTCTTCTTGAAGGACTAGAAAAATACATAGACAAGCTGGATAGTCGAACAGTCTCTGACAAAATTTGGCCTCATCTCATTACCGGCTTTTCTGATACTGTACCTG
The Cryptococcus depauperatus CBS 7841 chromosome 1, complete sequence DNA segment above includes these coding regions:
- a CDS encoding phosphoribosylformylglycinamidine synthase; translated protein: MIVLPGSSAITASRRDTLLQFFQTAIPSITSVDAVHLHLVSPTDEAAVNVLTNTSSPEREILDALLTYGDNDQLRSTKDFIQSGLKSDVFALYVLPRAGTISPWSSKATDIAKLCCLQERITRLERGTLCLFTASSKLTLPELRPHLHFIHDRMTQLVHTSLPPSATIFPPRPSPFPLVSVPIVGAKDPHSVLAEANVRLGLALSDAEIPYLVESFLAAGRNPTDAELFMFAQVNSEHCRHKIFNAKWTIDGKDKENSLFGMIRNTEKVINSAGTLSAYEDNAAVLDGYEAPRFAVGGAGDGKYTEKVEKNPVLIKVETHNHPTAVSPYPGAATGSGGEIRDEGATGRGSHPKAGLAGYTTSDLLIPGFTQPWESDIGKPVHIASALDIMIEAPLGAASFNNEFGRPALGGYFRTFLLPVKDEKGQEEWRGYHKPIMIAGGLGNVRPQFARKDRITPGSKIIVLGGPGMLIGLGGGAASSMASGASTADLDFASVQRENPEMQRRAQQVIDLCISLGDGAGNPIQSIHDVGAGGLSNALPELVHDSGLGAVFEIRDVLIDEPGMSPMEIWCNESQERYVLAVAEENLHVFEGIAHRERAPFSVVGTATAEERLVVTDRLLGDNVIDISMSVLFGKPPRMHREDTTTHPQRDAFDSSLFSYLPAYSGAPKTSLMAETINRVLRLPSVGSKSFLITIGDRSITGLVTRDQMVGPWQVPVADVAVTRSSYGFDVVVGEAMAMGERTPLALINAASSARMAIAESLLNIAASSISSIGQIKLSANWMSAASHSGEGCKLYEAVEAVGMDLCPKLGIGIPVGKDSMSMSMKWLSEKGESKQVTAPLSLIVTAFAPVDDVEKTWTPVLRTDKGETVIVFVDLAQGKQRLGGSAVAQVFNQLGDESPDVEEASNLKAFFNAVQSLRKRGTVLAYHDRSDGGLFTTLVEMAFAGRTGIEVSLDAIAPYGDSIKALFNEELGAVMQVKTDELAMFTDAFVKAGFPTQHIHVVGKVLNRRDQSIIIIHQGDAIYTNTRGALQQLWAETSYKIQTIRDEPSGAKEEFDSILNDADEGLVYKIPFDFLPEITAENHLTSPPQVAILREQGVNGHIEMAWAFHAAGFEAIDVHMSDIISSKVSLSRFKGLAACGGFSYGDVLGAGNGWAKSILLNSTARKEFEQFFAREDTFALGVCNGCQFFAQLKEIIPGATDWPLFKTNRSERFEGRAVNVLVSQDAADHNIFLRDMAGSIIPIAIAHGEGRASFEFGSLANLNAEKLIPLRYATANGIIAETYPQNPNGSPEGIAAVSTPNGRVLAVMPHPERVVARESHRYSRMLTSLLLRETKQIIAKRKQKFYFQELRIKPL